The Dehalococcoidia bacterium nucleotide sequence CGAAAGGGCAGGTTGCATGTCGACATCGGCAGCGAACCTGAGAGTGAAGCTGGAGACGGTAACGCCGCTCTTTCTGGGGGGCGCCGATCCGCGCGACAAACCGGAGCTGAGGGCCCCTTCCTTCCGCGGTGCCCTCCGTTACTGGCTGCGAGCGGCGCTAGGCGGAGTGCAGGGAGATGCAGACCTGGGCCCCTTGAGGGAAGCGGAGGCGAAGGTTTTCGGGGCTGCCGGTAGTGACAGCGCTTGCGCCTCCGCCATCGGTGTGCGCTTGCAAGCCGCTCAGCAGCTGGCTACAGTGAGCTACTCGCAACTCGTGCGAGGCCGGGCAGGCCTGGCCTATTTGTGGTTCGCGGCGCGAGGCACCCAGCGGGAGCAGGAGCGAAGCGGGCTGACGGGCGGCTTTTACCTGCAACTGGCCCTGAGACAGGGGCAGTCCGCCGACCTTCTCGAGAAGGCCTATCTCGCCCTGTGGCTCCTGACTCGCTTCGGGGGAGTCGGCACCCGCACGCGTCGCGGCGCAGGCGCCGTCCAGGTCGTGCAGCAGGACCGCGTTCTGATAGACGATTTGCCCCTCGTCATTCGGGCACGCACCCCTAAAGAGCTGGCAGACGAGCTGGCAAGCGGCCTGAGAAAGGTCCGGACGGTCCTGGGAGAAGGTTACTCGACGGTTGTGCGGAAGCCGTCCGAGTTCGACCTCATCCACCCCGAGACGTGTCGCATATGGGTGCTGGAGAAGCCCTATGGCCGCTGGGAGGAAGCGCTCGACGAGTTCGGCAGGTGCTTCTCGGGATTCCGCAGACGCCGGAACCCGGACTATCGCGAGCTGAGGGCTGCTGTACACGGGAACCGGGACAGCATGAGGCCGATCGAGCGGGCAGCGTTCGGGTTGCCTATGCCGCTTTACTTTCAGTCCACGAAGCAGCAGGCCACCCTGCGGCCCACGAATCGCGACCGGCGCATGTCGCCCCTGATCGTCCGTCCCGTAAAGCTGGCCAGCGGGCAGTACGCCATCGTCCTGGTGTGGTTCCGATCGAGGTTCCTCCCGGAGGGCGAGGCTCTCATCCTACACGCAGGCGCCCGCTCTGTCCGCGGGCCACTGCCGGACGACGGGCTGATATCCACGTTCATAGGAGGCAGTGATCCCATCAACGGGAGCTCCTTGAGGGACTGCGGCCTCCAGGCGCGAGAGGTGCGGTATGGGTGAGGCGCTTCTGATCCTCACTCTCACGCCGGTCCAGTCCTTCATCGCTGAGGCCCGGCGCACCTCGGAC carries:
- the cmr1 gene encoding type III-B CRISPR module RAMP protein Cmr1, yielding ERAGCMSTSAANLRVKLETVTPLFLGGADPRDKPELRAPSFRGALRYWLRAALGGVQGDADLGPLREAEAKVFGAAGSDSACASAIGVRLQAAQQLATVSYSQLVRGRAGLAYLWFAARGTQREQERSGLTGGFYLQLALRQGQSADLLEKAYLALWLLTRFGGVGTRTRRGAGAVQVVQQDRVLIDDLPLVIRARTPKELADELASGLRKVRTVLGEGYSTVVRKPSEFDLIHPETCRIWVLEKPYGRWEEALDEFGRCFSGFRRRRNPDYRELRAAVHGNRDSMRPIERAAFGLPMPLYFQSTKQQATLRPTNRDRRMSPLIVRPVKLASGQYAIVLVWFRSRFLPEGEALILHAGARSVRGPLPDDGLISTFIGGSDPINGSSLRDCGLQAREVRYG